In Rhizoctonia solani chromosome 6, complete sequence, the sequence AGCGACCTATTCATAAATATCATTATGGCTGATCGCATTATTTGCATGTATACAGATAACTGTCCTTGAGAttagcaaaaaaaaaaagaataCACAAAAAACCAATGGGGTTTTGTCACGGGGCGCTCCACTTTGTTCACGTTGTGCGCAAGTATATCTGGGCCGCAGTGGTGTTGCGCATCCCTGGATTGGTATGCTTCGTGCATGTGCTATGGTCATCTATGGATAACCGAGATACCTGACTGCCTTGCAAAAAAAAGGCTTCCAAGAAAGTCCCGCGGGGAGGTCACGAGGCCTCTTGAATACAGAAGCTCGTGAGTCATGACAGGCGTTTTTATCCAACATAATCGGCTTTAATAGTTGGTACCCCCATACTGCCACATCCACTCAACTTCCCACAGATGCCAAGGAAATGCATCATGATATACAAAACTTATTAAGGGTCTTGTATTGCATCAAGTATCATAATGATCCAAGACTCAAAGATATAAAATATTCAGATCTCGTGGTGGTGGTCAACATCAGTAGTATCTAGTTTGCGGTAAGCATGCAGAAAAATACTAAACACTTATCCATATAGGGACTTCATGTCTGTATATATATGAACGTAGCTATAGGGAAAACCGAAAACAAAAGTGCAATGCGCCGAGGTTAAGTTGGAAAACATAGCTCGAACGGCATCATCACCTCAGTTCAATTTctgaagaaagaaagagagcTGCGCCACTCGGAGCGCCTGGAGTTCCTACATGCAGACACACGGCTTGGTACTATACTAAGACAGTGCCCCATATGGAGATCAACCACAATTGGTCAATCTCTAGTTGATATTCCAATTTCTGCCATGCTTACAATACACAATTATGAACAACCAATACTTATACAGGGCTTTAGAATTATCGGTAGGTTAATTGCCTTGGTCATGCACTCATACAAAAAGTCATACACCAATTCATGTTTGTACTACGCTCCTCTCGATACCCTTGTGCTTACGTGCAGCTGAAAATACAACAATGGGCTGTGCAGATACGCCCAGGATGCATTTACCGCGCCTACGGCGATGAATTCCTACAGGCGCATCAAGAATGTACTGATTCTTGCCGAGAAAACTGGTTTCACACTGCCGTGAAAGCAATGACCCTCGGTCATCGGATGCTCAATACCGCCGTGACCGAAGTACTGACCTGTACAACTCAAGGACTTCGATCATCTTCAAAGCAATAAATACCATGTCCTCATGACCCATACCGACATCAGCTCTAGCCACAGTACTTACCTCCTGTTCTTGTGCAAAGCAACTAGCACACTGCTACTTCATCTATAATGTTAATCTTTTGGAGTGCGCTCGCCTCTTTTATTCCTGCCACATTCGGAGCTCCCGTCTCGGGAAACACCAAGGACGCTAGTCCATGCACGAATCCTGTGATTCGTAAAGAGTGGCGCACTTTGAGCCAGGACCAAAGGGATCAGTTCCATAAGGCTGTCAAATGTCTCCAGGATAAGCCTTCTGCATTGAACGTTGAAGAGAGCCGGAATCTTTATGACGACTTTACTTATGTTCATTACACAATCAACGAAACCAGTAAGCAGTTATTGATAGCCTGATTAACTTCTGGACCGGCATTGATTTTTCTTAGTTCACCATGTCTCCTCTTTCTTTCCTTGGTACGTTGCGCATACAGCTTGAGTTGGCCCCATCTAATCAAGACACCCAGGCATCGGTATTTCATTGTATTGCGCGAGCAAGCAATGGCAGACTGCGGTTATTCGGACCCAATGCCGTACTGGGACTGGACACGCGACTCTACTCCAGAGACATTCCGAAATTCGGAGATCTTTGACAACGAGAAAGGATTCGGAGACGATGGCACAGGCAAGACAAATTGGACGGATGGCTTGTGTGTGGAAGACGGACCATATGCCGGCCTTCATGTATGCGCCATAAACCTGATTTTTCTTCTCGTTACTTACTGAATGCTTCCAAGGTCAACGTTCCTGAGCCCCACTGCTTGACACGACAATTCAATATTAGCGAGCAGCTGATGACCAATTGGACAAAGTCATTGGTGGATGAAATAATGGAATACCCCGACTATCTTAGCTTTTGGAACAATACTGAACGTACGGAGCTATATATTGCATCTTGGCCTACTTGTTTGACAGATTAATAACATTAATTTTTTTAGGCCACCCACACGATAACATTCATCGTATAGTCGGCGGAGATTTGAAACGCCAATATTCCTCCAATGATCCTCTGGTACGAGATGCATGTCAAGTAATCGCACCTATGCTAAAATAATATTTGCAGTTCTTCCTGCATCACGCTCAAGTTGACCGTCTATGGACCTTATGGCAAGGACGAAACGAAACCCGTCTTCACGATTATGCCGGAAACACTGTACAAAATATGACCGCAAATACGGCTAGCCTAGGCGATGAAATGTTCACTTTAGGGTTCGCTCCGGAGCGCGATGTACAAAGCCTGATGGATACAATGGCTAGTGGCTTATGCTATACAGTGAGTGACGTTCTCAGTAGCAGAAAAGATGTCACTAAACGACATGCAGTATGACGATGCTGGTGATTGGGAAAGCTGAGCACCTCTATCCTCTATACAACAACATTGTTATGTCATTTTCTTGATGGTGTTTTGATTTGGACTTTTCTTAGGAATGCCGATGACGGACTGAAGCGAATTCATGCATTGTCCATGTGTCTTGCTGTATTGCCAGATATAGTTGACAGCTCCTTATAGATATAATTTATATAGCTGAGACCAGGGGTTATAGTTTTCGAGTCACCCATATATGCAGGTATACCTAAATGGAAAATATTGTTACCACAGTACCGAATGCAAAACAGCAGATGAGACCCCCAAGCCAAATTGGCGGGCTCGAGCGTGAGTACGACCCACGGGCTGGGTGGTCTATCTGTCCTCGAGGTTGTAGTGACAAGGAAGAACTATTCGAATAAATAAGACACTGAATGCGTTACTCGACCCATCTGTCGGCAGGAGATAGGTTGACGTTCATGACCGCCTGGCGAGGCAGCAGTCACGTGATCCTGGACACAGGAGTGGTCTAACCAACCCCACTCTCGGTTCATCGCTGATCACATTCGCCGCAACCCCTCACTATCCCTCCACCCATTCTTCAAAGCGTTCCCATATCATCGCGCGATCACGCCCGGTTAAACCAGGTCATCATGGGCCACGCCTTCCTGGGCGAATACCGAGAGCGATTCCGACCTGGCGACGACCCCAGCTGCCCTTGCGGGGCCCCCCGCCAAACTCTTGACCACGTCCTCCGAGCCTGCCCTTCCTACGACCACGCCAGGCTCTCCCTGCGCAaagcctcaggccccatttTAAACTCCAGTCTTTTTGGCACCACCTCCGGGCTCCGCGCCCTCGCCACCTTCATCAATTCAACAGACGCCTTCCAGATCTGAGCGTGTAGACCGCCCATATGTCACTCCGGCTACTCGTTAGTTACGTCTTTCTTGTTAGATAGTTATGCCCTCTGCGCCTGTGCGCTTCTTACCCCTCTGCTCTCATCCTGTACCTCAATCGGTCGTGCTCACAGAGCCCCGACTCTATCAGGCCCCCCTATTGTTGCGTTTTCTCACCCGCCTTGTGTGTTCCCTTTTCTTGTCCTATCTTTCTCTTTCCCTGGTCTCTCTCTGCTGTGCACGTAGCCCCGCTCTGACATAGCCACGGTGTCCGACCATGTGCTCGGGTCCGTGTAATAAATTGTAATAAAAAAAGCagcagtcacgtgatctcatAAGCGTCGGCACCCAGGCTACAGAACTGGCCATAGAACTATTATTGATCAAAGCTGTTTCTGTGTAAATTACCCCCCTGTCCCCAATATTAAGCTCATATTTTAGATCAATAAGATAAGCGTTAGTCAAGTTAAACGGAGCCATGGGTTTGATACTATTGTTAAGGGATGGGTACTAAATTAACGAAAATAACGCTTGAAATTACATATCTACCTGGTGCAATGAAAGCGAAAGTTGTACCTGTGGTGTGATCTTTCAGCACTACAGGATAATTTAATATTAATTATGGCCACGAGGGATGGCACAAAGTTCATAGCTGCATAACGCCACTAGAAAGGGCCTGGAGTGGCTGTCGTGAGTAATTCGGATTTGAATGTGAGTAAAAGGCAACGATCGTTAGGCTACACAAACAAGGTAGTGGAGTTAAAGATGTTTGTTTCAAATCGTTTGTATTCGATACGTTACATGCATAACTCGGTTCGGATCAATCCCTCAACTAGTAAAGCTTGCCTGTAACCGTAAAGCCCGACTGCTTGACCCCACATGTACTGTAAACTCTCCCTTCGGGATCGTCCAGGTTTGTCGAACCACATCCCATACTGCATGGTCTTTTTGCCGCAACTTAAACGTGGCGGTCTTCTCTTCCCCCCCGTCTATGCACAATTTATCGAAACCACGTAGGGAGCGCACCGGCTGGTTAGTTTGGCCAGTCGGGTATGAGAGATACTGTTGAAAATTCGTCAAAAACCACATAATTGTATGATTATAGCATTTTCAAACTCACCAGTTGGGCGACCTCGCACCCAGCTTGCGAACCCGTATTTTTCACGGTCGCAGTCACAGTGTATGCTACGTCATACAGGGTAGCATTGCCATCGAAAGGCTCGTTTGTAAGCTGAACGCCTACAAGCAATATATTAGTCACTCTTCCTGCACCAATTCAATTAGATTTACCGTCCGTTGGTTTTTCAGGTGTTGAATTCACCTTAATACCACTATATTCAAATGTAGTGTAGCTTTCGGAAGAcatgagtatatgcgtcagCCAACCGTAAATAAATATCACCAACCTCAATCCAAACCCGAACTCAAAGCGAGGGGTTAAATTTTTCGCATCAAACCTATCATAATTTAGAAAATACAACCACTATTATCACCAAGTGAGTCACATACCAACGATAGTCAATCAAGTTACGCTCCTCAAACACAACATGGGGATCGTTACTAGTGCCAGTGGCAATACCATTGGGAGGATAATCAGATAACGACTTCCCGATGGTGAATGGAAGCTGGATGCTGTAAGTAGAGGCGCTATAGGAGTACGTTTGGCTTACCTTTCCGGATGGATTGACCTCACCATAGAGTACACTCGCAATCGCATTTCCAGTTTCCTGCCCAGGGTAATACGCAAAGACTACCGCCGTGACATTTGGGTTATTAATCCAGCTCTCCATCCTTGAAACAAAGTCAAGAAAAGCATATATGTATGTTGAAAGATGTTAGCTCACAAGACTGCTTCTCCGCTGGAGTCTTGCTTGAGGACGAAGCGCAAAAATAATAGGTGAGAGAACCTACGAGTGAATAACCACAATTGTATTGTTGCACTGGGCCGCAACAGTATTGATCAATTCGTCCCCGTTGCTCCATAAGGTGAGATTGTCGCGGTCGAGAGCTTCAAGCTGGTAGGCATAGGTAAAAACAATCGATGTATCGGCAATGGCCGCATTCAAGGAGGCTTTTTCCAAATCCAGATCGTTGAGCATCCAATTGACCTGTGTGGAGTTTGCTTTTGCTCGCGCCTGGATACCTTCGAGTGGAGTCACAATATATGGTGCGTATGCGCTCCCCGATCCACCACCAATGCTATATGTACCCTATAATACGATAGTAAAGCAAGCCCATATGAAAATCTAAAGAAAATGACGAACATTGAAGTGACCTGTCGGACACTGGTTGAAGACACCACAGGACAAGAGGCCATCCGGGTTGGCACTGGCATCCTGTCCAAACACTGATAGGAATTTAGGTGCCTTGAGTGGGAGGCCACCTCCATTAGTCCGTACATTCTTCAGAAGGGTCGCGCTATCTTCGCCAATCTTCCGAATGACCTTGTAATGGTCGGCCTGAACATTGATATTGGTGTTTCCGGGGTTAAGGGACAAATATTGGTTCGCGTTAATCCCACTAGTGTTGTACTGAACGGAAGGATAGCCCTCGTCTTGACCAAGTGCATAATATGGGGTCAGAATACGGTGTACCATATCATTGAGTCGGGCAGTGGGCACAGTCCCGTTTTTAACCAACGAAACAAGGGCAGAACCCCAAAAACCAGTACCAGGCATAGACATATCCATACCACCGAGAGCAGAATCGACATTGTTCCACTGAGCAAACCAGTCAGACATCACGTAGCCTTGAAAGTTGAGTTCTCCCTTCAGAATCTTGTTAAGGGTATAATTGTCTTCACAGGAATGAGACCCGTTGACGCGGTTGTACGAGCACATGATGGATCCAGAGCCAGCACGAACCGCTTCAGCAAACGAAAGTAAGTAAGTCTCGTGGAATGTAGCCTGTATAAATCTCAGTGAAAATCAGGGAACGCAAAATTAAAGACACAACATACATCGTCAACATCCGAAGAGATGGGAATAGGGTTGTTGATTCCCGTGGGTGGGTTATTCAAGTTACGGTTGGTTTCTTGCTCGTATACTGAATAATGTTTACTTGTCGCAACAACTCCCTGATCTTGAGTACCCTTGACGGAGAGATAGGAGCCAACACTGGATAAATATGGATCTGCACTGAATCCTTCCCAATTACGACCTCCTAAAGGAGATCGGCCAAGTGGGCCACCAGTTACAGGACCCAACATAACATGGATCCCTTTTCCTTTAAATTCGGCAGCAAGAGCTACTGCCCGATCATAGATTAGATCACGGTCCCATGTGGCAGCAACAGTGACCTGGGCGGGAAATTGAGATGCAAAATTTGCGGGGCGCTAACAAAGAGTTCAATAACAATAAAATAAATAAGTTCAAAACACTTACCACACCGGCAGGCCCGTCCTGCATGCAAAGCGCCGGGATATCAAGACGCGGAACAGCGCCAGTGTTTCCGGCGCACAGACTCGATTCCCCAATACCCGTCACAACGTTAACTATACGAGCCTGTTATGGAACGACTCTGCTTTTTGATAGTCCGGCGTACccttttcttccaatgtCATCTGAGAAACTATATCTTTTGCTTTTGCAAATGCGCTTTCCCAAGCGCTACCGCCGTTAGCAAGAGCTACAATAATATAACACTTCAGTGGAGTCTCCATACTTGGTTGAATTATACTCACGACCCGACCATGCTCCGTTTGTTGATTGCCTTCGTTCGTGTTGGTGTGCCAAAGAGGAGTTGAAATAAAGAGTCAGAGATGCCGCTAATAAGGCCCCGCGCATTGTGGACCAGTTTCTTTCAACTTGGCCAACTGTGGGGACTAGTACTCTTCAGAAGACTCAGCACTTTGAAGTCAAACGGCCTCATCGATTTATACGCCTGCTGCACCATAAGCATTCTGTACGCGATCGGCATTTTATGACAGAATAACGGTCATATGTAATAAAGGCATGCGACTAGCATTTCAGTCGCAGCAGCTGATGTATCACGCGGCCTGGAAGTATTCGCATAGGTGGAAATTTAGGCTATCTCCCTGCCTGAAAATGAGACTGGTTACCAATAGCTGAAATTCTTGAATGGCGTGAGAAGCCTGGGCCCGCCCCTCCACATTCCAAACGACACCCTAATTAGATATAGCTAAATTCTTAAATTGCCGGTTATCTCCTCTCTCGGGTCGGGAGTTTATGCCCGATTTTTAGCAGGCCTAATAGAGAAAGCAAGCTCCATTAAAAGAGAGTTGGAGTATTAGTAAGTGACAAGCTGAAAAGATTACCTGGCTTGGTCTCTTGTTGGAGTGAGGTGGCCCTCCGAGTCAACTTACTGAATGTAACAAAAATCAGGCACATGTGCTCGTAGAGTATCAGATCAAGTAAATTACAATGGTTTCACACTCGCACGCGAGGTGAGATCAAGATTTCAAAGACTCATACGGTTCGATAGATTATTGGAGTTAATGACCGGAACAAAAGTTCCTGACTTGATAATCCCAGGTCGGGTTACCAAATTATCCGATGATGTCAATTCACACAGCCTCTACAGAACCCGCCGGAACTCACGAGTTCTCGTGAGGTACAAACAAAGTCACTCATGGACATCTCGCGATCGTTTAAGCTTCTCGAGTATTTTGGGCTCAGGAGGCGATGGATTCTGTAGGGGAAGCCCTCTTTCCTTGTTCTATCATATAATTATAGAAAACTATGCACCCCCACCCGGAGAATGACCTGATAGTACTAATCACTTTTTCTAGTGTTTAATCTGTTTAGGATTTATACATTTCTCAACAGCTATATGTTAGCCGTAGCACATTGGGATGCTCTAGCCCAAGAGAGCTTGTATGGCTACCAGGAGGGCCATTCAAATGATACACGCGTGCCAGCCAGAGATTTTACTACTGGGAGGGACTGCGTGTTGCAAGATAGAGGTATGACATACTGGTAGAACGGCTAGGGGCGCAGGGCGATACGATAGGGCAAGGAAGGCGGTACGCCGACCCGGGTGCCACGGGAGCCGCGTCGTCAAACGAGTTCCGCAGCCAATCTCAGTCGTATGTATGAGACACATGTCTATCAGCGGGTAGTGTCATGTGTAAGGCTATGACGCGATAGCAACTTATTTGCATTGTGGTGTGAGCGGGTGGAACTTGTAATTGTAAAAAGAGGGGAAACAAGACAGTAATTACGAGCCCTTATGGCTCGTACTGCGTTTGATGGAAGAAGAAACGGAATGCCTCAAGCGCAATGGCAGGTTACTATAAACAGCGCGGTAGTATGCGTGTGACACACAGGCGAACAGCGCACGAGTACCTCGGCATTTCCAGCAAATTATAAGTGTTGCCCACTCGCTGCGCTCCGAGCGCTCCGTAGCAACACTACATTTTTGGTAGCGCTGCGTTGGCACTTGTAGCTTCTAAGCGGTATGATCTGTTATTTATTCATACCAAGTTCTACGCTATCTATCACCATACTGATTAATACAATTACATTCAACCATGACATCGTCCTAAGAGGGCGAGCCCGAACTCTCACACTGTAAAGCTCTTCTTGAGTGGTAAAGCACGACTGCTTGATCCTACATGTACAACAAACTCCCCTTTCGGGATCGTCCATGTCTGGCGCACTACATCCCACACCGCATGATCTTTTTGTCGTAATTTGAATGTCGCAGTCTTGGTTTCACCCTTTTTCAAACAGAGTTTGTCGAACCCACGCAGCGAACGCAGTGGCTGATTAGTTTGAGATGCTGGGTAGGAGAGATACTACAAGTACATCAGCTTTGGATAGTCTTAGTACTACTCGGTTTTCACACACCAACTGAGCAACCTCGCATCCGTAGACCGATCCAGTGTTCTTAATCGAAGCGGTGATGGTGTATGCGATATCATATAACGTCGCTTTTCCGTCAAAAGGTTCCTTGGTCAGTTGGACACCTACGGACAAGAAATTATTAGCGAGGCAAACGTTGCGTATTATCATATCTACCATCAGCCGGTTTCCCAGGAGTAGATTGTAACTTGATATTACTGTAGCTGAAAGTAGTGTAGCTAGGCGTAGATGTAAAAGGTGGCCCCGGGGTACTTCGAACTATTAACATACCTTAGTCCAAATCCAAACTCGAAGCGTGGGGTCACATTCTTCGCATCAAACCTAATGTGTATTTAATATACATAAGAAGTTTTAGACGCATATATGAAGCCTACCAGCGGTAATCGATTAGGTTTCCCTCCTCAAACACGATATGGGGATCTGAGACGTCCTCTGAGTAGATACCGTTCGGCGGATAATCTGAGAGTGATTTTCCAAGTGTGAATGGAAGCTAAAAAAAATAACGTCAGAAGTAACTAATATGGGAATCACTCTCTAGGTCCTACCTTGCCTGATGGGTTGACCTCCCCGTAAAGGATGCTGGCGATGGCATTGCCTGTCTCCTGACCGGGGTAGTATGCAAACACAACGGCCGTTACATTTGGGTTGTCAATCCAGCTTTCCATCCTGGTAGCTGGATCAGAACGAGCAACAAGATAAAGTGTTTGGTATGGTGGGCTTACAGAACTTGCTGACCGCTAAATGATGATTGTAAGTGCCTTGAACAGATACTTTGATTGATAAATGCGACTCACGAATGGATCACAACTATCGTGTTATTACACTCTGCTGCGACGGTATTCACTAGAGTGTCGCCATTGCTCCATAGTGTAAGATTGTCTCTATCGACAAATTCGGTTTGGTACGAATAAGTGAATACGATGGATGTGTCTGCGATGACAGCATTCGCCTTTGCAGCCTCCAAGTTCAGGTCATCGAGCATCCAGTTTACCTGAGTAGAGTTGGCTCTCGCTCTTGATTGAATACCCTCAAGAGGCGTAATAATGTATGGAGCATATGCGGCCCCAGATCCACCACCAACACTAACCGTCCCCTGTATTTGTATGTTCCTCTTAGATCAGCCACAATTTAAATTCTAAACTAATAAATTGACTCACATTATTTGGGTGCTCGGTAGGGCAGTGGTTGATGTTTCCGCAAGAAAGTAGACCATCGGGGTTTGCACCTGCATCCTGACCAAATACCGCTACGAATTTCGATCTCTTCAGGGGCAGCCCACCTCCGTTCGCGCGGACGTTCTTCAACAGTGTCGCGCTgtcttctccaatcttgcGAATGATCTTATAGTGATCTGCTTGGACGTTTACGTTTGTATTGCCGGGGTTAGTTGATAAGTAAGAGTTGCTTCCGATACCACTGGTGTTGTACTGGACTGCAGGGAAGCCTTTGTCTTGTCCGAGCGCATAGTACGGTGTCAGGATACGATGCACCATGTCATCCAGTCGCCCAGTTGGCACAGTCCCGTTCTTCACCAGTGCCACAAGGTCGGCCCCCCAGAAGCCGGTGCCTGGCATGGTCATGTCCATACCACCCAGCGCAGCGCCTTCGTTTGTCCAGTGAGCATACCAGTCAGACATGACATAGCCCTGATAGTCGAGCTCTCCCTTGAGGACCTGGTTAAGAGTCACGTCATCCTCGCAGCCATAAGTGCCATTGACGCGGTTATAACAACACATGATAGCACCGGTCCCAGCACGAACGGCCTCGACAAATGACGGTAGATAGGTCTCATGGAATGTGGCCTGTAGAATCTAAGTCAAACAGCGGTCCCACCCAGGGGAAGTGACGACTTACATCATCTACATCCGACGAGATAGGTAGTGCATGAGCAGTGTTAGATGGGCTATTCGGGTTCCGTTTGGTTTCTTGCTCGTACACAGAGTAATGTTTGCTCGTCGCTACAACGCCCTTGTCTTGGAATCCCTTGACGCTGAGGTAAGACCCAACACTTGAGAGATATGGGTCGGCGCTAAATCCTTCCCAGTTTCGCCCGCCTAGTGGTGATCGACCTAGAGGACCACCTGTGACTGGTGCGAGGGCGACGTGAATTCCTTTTCCTCTGAATTCTACCCCAGTGCTGCCGCGCGTTCATATATGAGCTCACGATCCCAAGTTGCCGCAACAGTGACTTGGGCAGGGAACTGAGAAGCAAAGTCTGCAGGCCGCTATAAACTCGGTGAATACCGGAGGATGCTGAATATACTAAGAAACACTTACCACGCCCGCTGGGCCATCTTGGAGGCAAAGGGCCGGAATGTTTAGGCGAGGTACTGAGCCTGTGTTCCCTGCACAAATACTACTGCTTCCAACACCGGTTGTCATATTGACTACAATCTATATGTTACTATGGTATTCGATCAAAATTTCGAGAAAGCTTCTTGCCTTTCTCTTCGATAGTCATTTGGGATGTTACCTCCCTCGCTTTGGCAAACGCGGATTTCCAAGCACTGCCGCCGTCTGCTAGGGCTACAAATTTGCCTGTTAGCAGTAAACTTAGTAATAGCGACTATCTGTACTTACGACCCGACCATGTCTCATTATCGCTCTGTCTACGCTCCAGCCTTGAAGCAGTAGACCAGTTGAAATAGAGTGCCAGAGAGGCCGCAACAAAGGATCCACGCATAACACTGCCGTGTTAGAGAGCAGAGTCTCTTGAATTTAGGGCATGAAGATCCCATGAATTTATACCACTTTCTAGTACTACTGAGGTTATAATATCGGCGTTTTTTTTGACGTAGAGAAGGACATGCCCGGCCCAGGCTCGCCTCGATACTGATCAATCACCGGACATATAGCCCTCAATCGGTGAGTTTAGAATATGATTCGGTTGAAAAAAATGGCTGCGTATACGTTATTCTTACCATGGGACTCGAGCCGGTAAATGAGCCGGGATGCATGGAACTGTCTTGTGATCACGAGACAGAAATTCGAAAGATTCAAGGAACGTGATGTAATATACCCCACAGACCGCATCCATGTCCCCGCATCTCCCCGCTATCTCATAGGCTCGTGACCAAGAAATGGGCCCCGCTTAATGTTCTTAACATCAAATTGTTCGGATAACTTAGACTTCGCTGAGTCGGAATCCGAACGACTTGAGAGTTCTGAAATAGCCGGCCGGCTTGGCGTCCAAAAATGGGATGTGGCACTTAAAACGATCCCTCGTCCGGGAATGAATATCGATAATAATGGAAGAAGTTTAAGTATACGAATGTCGTTTGAGGTAACCGAGGTTGTTGGGCGAGATGTTTATCGCGTTTTGTAGCTTTTGCACACTCAATGCATGTATACCGATAATACCGTTCCAAATGGGCATAATTGTTAGTGTGGAAAGATGGGCTGGCCAAGCCTCATTTGGATGTGAAGGTGGGGAAATGATTAGCCGAGTAGCGTAATACCACGCGATTATCTTATATGAATTCAAACCACTTGACTTACTTCCTGGTGAGAGTACCCAAGAACGTTTATACCAGGACCAAACGATTCTTAGACTCCTCTTGTGGTTGATGGTTGAGCATAATAACTTCATTTCATTAGAATCCAGATTTCTTGTTGACGAACTACATAGCTTTGATTCATCTATGCAAGCAATACCTATACGTTGAACATAGACTTCAATGGGAGAACGCGACTACTCGACCCCACGTGCACTGTGAATTCTCCCTTTGGAATGGTCCATGTCTGACGCACCACATCCCACACCGCATAATCTTTTTG encodes:
- a CDS encoding tyrosinase, which translates into the protein MLIFWSALASFIPATFGAPVSGNTKDASPCTNPVIRKEWRTLSQDQRDQFHKAVKCLQDKPSALNVEESRNLYDDFTYVHYTINETIHHVSSFFPWHRYFIVLREQAMADCGYSDPMPYWDWTRDSTPETFRNSEIFDNEKGFGDDGTGKTNWTDGLCVEDGPYAGLHVNVPEPHCLTRQFNISEQLMTNWTKSLVDEIMEYPDYLSFWNNTERHPHDNIHRIVGGDLKRQYSSNDPLFFLHHAQVDRLWTLWQGRNETRLHDYAGNTVQNMTANTASLGDEMFTLGFAPERDVQSLMDTMASGLCYTYDDAGDWES
- a CDS encoding glycoside hydrolase family 3 protein, whose product is MRGALLAASLTLYFNSSLAHQHERRQSTNGAWSGPLANGGSAWESAFAKAKDIVSQMTLEEKVNVVTGIGESSLCAGNTGAVPRLDIPALCMQDGPAGVRPANFASQFPAQVTVAATWDRDLIYDRAVALAAEFKGKGIHVMLGPVTGGPLGRSPLGGRNWEGFSADPYLSSVGSYLSVKGTQDQGVVATSKHYSVYEQETNRNLNNPPTGINNPIPISSDVDDATFHETYLLSFAEAVRAGSGSIMCSYNRVNGSHSCEDNYTLNKILKGELNFQGYVMSDWFAQWNNVDSALGGMDMSMPGTGFWGSALVSLVKNGTVPTARLNDMVHRILTPYYALGQDEGYPSVQYNTSGINANQYLSLNPGNTNINVQADHYKVIRKIGEDSATLLKNVRTNGGGLPLKAPKFLSVFGQDASANPDGLLSCGVFNQCPTGHFNGTYSIGGGSGSAYAPYIVTPLEGIQARAKANSTQVNWMLNDLDLEKASLNAAIADTSIVFTYAYQLEALDRDNLTLWSNGDELINTVAAQCNNTIVVIHSGEAVLMESWINNPNVTAVVFAYYPGQETGNAIASVLYGEVNPSGKLPFTIGKSLSDYPPNGIATGTSNDPHVVFEERNLIDYRWFDAKNLTPRFEFGFGLSYTTFEYSGIKVNSTPEKPTDGVQLTNEPFDGNATLYDVAYTVTATVKNTGSQAGCEVAQLYLSYPTGQTNQPVRSLRGFDKLCIDGGEEKTATFKLRQKDHAVWDVGEPGVVVGRAGSEDVVKSLAGGPARAAGVVARSESLSVFAQEGVAHDDLV
- a CDS encoding glycoside hydrolase family 3 protein — encoded protein: MRGSFVAASLALYFNWSTASRLERRQSDNETWSGPLADGGSAWKSAFAKAREVTSQMTIEEKGKKLSRNFDRIPYSICAGNTGSVPRLNIPALCLQDGPAGVRPADFASQFPAQVTVAATWDLTGGPLGRSPLGGRNWEGFSADPYLSSVGSYLSVKGFQDKGVVATSKHYSVYEQETKRNPNSPSNTAHALPISSDVDDATFHETYLPSFVEAVRAGTGAIMCCYNRVNGTYGCEDDVTLNQVLKGELDYQGYVMSDWYAHWTNEGAALGGMDMTMPGTGFWGADLVALVKNGTVPTGRLDDMVHRILTPYYALGQDKGFPAVQYNTSGIGSNSYLSTNPGNTNVNVQADHYKIIRKIGEDSATLLKNVRANGGGLPLKRSKFVAVFGQDAGANPDGLLSCGNINHCPTEHPNNGTVSVGGGSGAAYAPYIITPLEGIQSRARANSTQVNWMLDDLNLEAAKANAVIADTSIVFTYSYQTEFVDRDNLTLWSNGDTLVNTVAAECNNTIVVIHSGQQVLMESWIDNPNVTAVVFAYYPGQETGNAIASILYGEVNPSGKLPFTLGKSLSDYPPNGIYSEDVSDPHIVFEEGNLIDYRWFDAKNVTPRFEFGFGLSYTTFSYSNIKLQSTPGKPADGVQLTKEPFDGKATLYDIAYTITASIKNTGSVYGCEVAQLYLSYPASQTNQPLRSLRGFDKLCLKKGETKTATFKLRQKDHAVWDVVRQTWTIPKGEFVVHVGSSSRALPLKKSFTV